A genome region from Methanobacterium aggregans includes the following:
- a CDS encoding DUF308 domain-containing protein, with protein MAEGKNVLLGIFAIILGLLVMAFPLISVFTASVLAGFTLIILGIWLFVQSFETWETSKAMSIASLILGVLAVIVGIGLFGRIVAFSIFAGLWFYIGGFFLVITGILSLFSDGSTTSKGAGGAGIILGILYMILGMYAWNPYYLAMLIGLWLIIAGIMEFFKPSE; from the coding sequence ATGGCAGAAGGAAAGAATGTTTTACTCGGTATTTTTGCAATAATTCTTGGTTTGCTGGTTATGGCCTTCCCACTCATCAGTGTTTTTACGGCCAGCGTTCTTGCAGGTTTTACTCTGATAATTCTAGGTATCTGGTTATTTGTCCAGAGCTTTGAAACCTGGGAAACCAGTAAAGCCATGAGTATAGCCTCATTGATACTTGGTGTTCTTGCAGTAATTGTGGGAATAGGCTTATTTGGAAGAATAGTTGCATTCAGTATATTTGCAGGTCTTTGGTTCTACATAGGTGGATTTTTCCTTGTGATAACAGGTATACTGTCACTGTTCTCAGATGGTAGCACAACATCCAAGGGTGCTGGTGGAGCAGGAATAATTCTAGGTATTCTGTACATGATTTTAGGTATGTATGCATGGAATCCATACTACCTTGCAATGCTTATTGGACTCTGGTTGATAATTGCAGGTATAATGGAATTTTTCAAACCTTCAGAGTGA
- the dmpI gene encoding 4-oxalocrotonate tautomerase DmpI, producing the protein MPVITIDGPKLTKEQKAELVKSFSEKASEIMELPVEAIVTIIREVESENVGTGNILLCDRQKK; encoded by the coding sequence ATGCCTGTTATAACCATAGACGGACCAAAACTCACAAAGGAACAGAAAGCTGAACTCGTTAAATCCTTCTCAGAGAAGGCAAGTGAAATTATGGAACTGCCAGTGGAGGCCATTGTTACCATAATAAGGGAAGTGGAATCAGAGAATGTCGGCACAGGGAACATACTTCTCTGCGACAGACAAAAGAAATAA